The Desulfonatronovibrio hydrogenovorans DSM 9292 genome includes a window with the following:
- a CDS encoding tyrosine-type recombinase/integrase: MQGARLITQEEIRTMLQEENQRNRMLIIVGLYFGTRISETVALTFGDFRGRYVKIKSVKKSNDRTLQIPDEFRQELERLRGYYLLKGCPVNDQTPLFLSQIKNKDGSCRPITREHACLTIKGMRERYGLDERISAHSFRKSFTTKIHKLTNNNLVQTAVYTGHKSIDSLKYYIETTEETSLTKELNWI, translated from the coding sequence ATGCAAGGCGCACGATTGATAACCCAGGAAGAAATCAGGACCATGTTGCAGGAAGAGAACCAGCGAAATCGGATGCTAATAATTGTTGGGCTGTATTTCGGAACCAGGATAAGCGAGACGGTCGCATTGACCTTTGGAGATTTCCGGGGCAGATATGTCAAAATCAAATCAGTCAAAAAGTCCAATGACAGGACTTTGCAGATACCGGATGAGTTCAGGCAGGAATTGGAACGGCTGAGGGGATATTACCTGTTAAAGGGCTGTCCAGTAAATGACCAGACCCCGCTTTTCCTGAGCCAGATAAAGAACAAGGACGGGAGTTGCAGGCCAATAACCAGGGAACACGCCTGTTTGACAATCAAGGGCATGAGGGAACGGTACGGACTGGATGAACGGATTTCAGCGCATAGTTTCAGGAAGAGTTTTACAACCAAAATTCACAAGTTGACTAACAATAACCTTGTCCAGACGGCAGTTTATACGGGTCATAAATCAATTGATAGTTTGAAGTATTACATTGAAACGACAGAGGAAACATCATTAACCAAGGAACTAAACTGGATATAA
- a CDS encoding cobalamin-independent methionine synthase II family protein, with amino-acid sequence MFTTTQVGSWPRSREMLKALRDRRLEKISRQEFNTIADQEVERTVRIQEDAGLDMVVDGEHRRDNFYSFITDKVEGTRLMSLAEMLDEVEDKSGFEEMLDTLDVPASAIRNPTCVGRLKRREPLALEDYLFVKNITPKPVKITLPGPYLLSRSMWVTRYAGKIYKDQFEMGDDVVHILRSELKELAEAGCEFVQFDEPVLTEIVMSQECGRRTFMUATLATRRDVGVELEYAAQLMNRIIDGVSGPRIGIHICRGNWSTREDVLLTGDYTPLLPALTRMKVDQYVLEYATPRAGEIRVVGQALAGNVPGTQKLRELGLGVVNPRTSTAETPEEIVAKTRMALEHYKPEQIFLNTDCGFGCFANRCVNVEEVAAAKIKSIVQAADILRKEYS; translated from the coding sequence GTGTTTACAACTACTCAGGTTGGAAGCTGGCCGCGTTCAAGAGAAATGTTAAAGGCACTCCGGGACAGGCGTCTGGAAAAGATATCCAGGCAGGAGTTCAACACAATTGCCGACCAGGAAGTGGAACGGACTGTAAGAATCCAGGAGGATGCAGGCCTGGACATGGTGGTGGACGGTGAGCACAGAAGGGATAACTTCTACTCCTTTATCACGGACAAGGTTGAAGGCACCAGGCTCATGTCACTGGCTGAGATGCTTGATGAGGTGGAGGATAAGTCAGGATTTGAGGAAATGCTGGACACTTTGGATGTCCCGGCATCAGCCATTCGCAATCCCACCTGTGTTGGACGTCTGAAAAGAAGAGAGCCCCTGGCCCTGGAAGATTATCTGTTTGTCAAAAACATCACCCCGAAACCGGTAAAAATAACATTGCCCGGACCATATCTGCTGTCTCGGTCCATGTGGGTTACCAGATACGCAGGCAAGATTTACAAAGATCAGTTTGAGATGGGTGATGATGTGGTGCACATCCTGCGCAGCGAACTTAAAGAACTGGCAGAGGCCGGGTGCGAGTTTGTCCAGTTCGATGAGCCGGTTCTTACGGAAATAGTCATGTCCCAGGAGTGTGGTCGACGGACCTTCATGTGAGCCACCCTGGCCACCCGCCGTGACGTGGGTGTTGAACTTGAATACGCTGCCCAGCTTATGAACAGGATCATTGATGGAGTCAGTGGGCCACGCATCGGCATTCATATCTGCCGGGGCAACTGGAGCACCAGGGAGGATGTCCTGCTGACCGGAGACTATACTCCGCTTTTGCCTGCCCTGACCAGGATGAAAGTTGACCAGTATGTTCTTGAGTATGCCACGCCCAGGGCAGGTGAAATCAGGGTCGTGGGCCAAGCCTTGGCTGGAAACGTTCCTGGAACCCAGAAGCTTAGAGAGCTGGGACTTGGAGTGGTCAATCCCAGGACCAGTACTGCAGAAACCCCTGAGGAAATTGTAGCCAAGACCAGAATGGCCCTGGAGCACTACAAGCCGGAACAGATCTTTCTGAACACTGACTGCGGATTCGGATGTTTTGCCAACCGCTGTGTTAATGTAGAAGAAGTTGCTGCGGCCAAAATCAAGTCCATTGTTCAGGCTGCAGACATACTGCGAAAAGAATACTCCTGA
- a CDS encoding phosphate ABC transporter ATP-binding protein has translation MTQLTSPQVRTRDLSVSFNGNRALKKISLEIFPGRINVAVGPSGSGKTTFLRSLNRLNEFYPGCSTKGEITIQLREGRIECNSNTFPLSRLRQKVGMVFQHPSLLPFSIEKNLALPLKLTLGLNKMEVSERIESSLKEVGLWKEVKDRLNAGALELSGGQQQRLCLARVISLKPEVILLDEPSASLDFRSTAKIEEMILNLKNKYTVLAVTHSLSQMQRLADTVFVFKDGLVSSVIEEFDPHQSKECLDLIQSAF, from the coding sequence ATGACTCAGCTGACAAGCCCTCAAGTGAGAACTAGAGACCTGTCTGTATCTTTCAACGGCAACCGTGCTTTAAAAAAAATAAGTCTGGAGATTTTTCCAGGGCGCATAAATGTGGCAGTTGGACCGTCCGGTTCAGGCAAGACTACCTTTCTTCGCTCTCTGAACAGACTGAATGAATTCTATCCAGGATGCTCTACCAAAGGCGAGATCACTATCCAGCTAAGAGAAGGCCGGATTGAATGCAACAGTAATACCTTTCCACTTTCCCGACTTAGACAGAAAGTGGGCATGGTTTTTCAACATCCCAGTCTTCTTCCCTTTTCCATTGAAAAAAACCTTGCCTTACCCTTAAAGCTTACTCTTGGCCTGAACAAAATGGAGGTTAGTGAACGGATTGAGAGTTCACTGAAGGAAGTTGGGCTCTGGAAAGAAGTCAAGGATCGTCTGAATGCAGGAGCTCTTGAGCTTTCTGGAGGCCAGCAGCAAAGACTTTGTTTGGCCAGAGTAATCAGCTTGAAGCCTGAAGTAATTCTGCTTGATGAGCCTTCAGCTTCACTTGATTTCAGATCCACTGCAAAAATTGAGGAAATGATCCTGAATCTAAAGAATAAATACACTGTACTGGCTGTCACGCACAGTCTGAGCCAGATGCAGCGTCTGGCAGACACTGTGTTTGTGTTTAAGGACGGTCTGGTGAGTTCAGTGATAGAAGAATTTGATCCACACCAGTCAAAGGAATGCCTGGATTTAATCCAAAGTGCGTTCTAA
- a CDS encoding DsrE family protein — MADKFCVTITHCRTDGDKATLGFVVANAAQGSEKETMVFLSSDGVYCAVKGEAEKIDEGAPFAPLKELVGKFVNAGGKVYVCTPCLKKRGLGENDLVDGATPAGGAALVEWLSSGSPCVGY; from the coding sequence ATGGCTGACAAATTCTGCGTAACTATTACCCATTGCCGGACTGACGGTGATAAGGCCACTCTTGGATTTGTGGTAGCCAACGCTGCTCAGGGTAGTGAAAAGGAAACCATGGTTTTTCTCAGCTCTGACGGTGTTTACTGCGCTGTCAAAGGGGAAGCTGAAAAGATTGATGAGGGCGCGCCCTTTGCACCGCTTAAAGAACTGGTTGGCAAATTTGTCAATGCAGGGGGTAAGGTATACGTTTGCACTCCTTGTCTGAAAAAACGCGGACTCGGGGAAAACGACCTGGTTGATGGGGCTACCCCAGCTGGCGGAGCAGCACTGGTGGAATGGCTTTCATCCGGTTCTCCCTGCGTTGGTTATTGA
- a CDS encoding sulfurtransferase TusA family protein, with product MTAQSGQTNLEQVTPDQVFDGGDLDCGSGLILLIRENMLKVQLGGILEMRSSEPTVADDLPPWCRMSGHHYLGQLEGKGYVRYFIRRGEPKSGEDSEQEALQKDKEQAKEYEWRVRTRSTGHLESTVYCRNFSWKLGQPVSFEEKDTHPCAVEAMLGALGSSLSTAYATECSKSGLEIDDIEITVRARLINVLAHLGLEDGDPGFSSIEVKCFASTMDDETKVRQVWEQTVKRSPIAVTLAKATQVNIKLLVV from the coding sequence ATGACAGCACAATCAGGACAAACCAATCTTGAACAAGTAACTCCAGACCAGGTGTTTGATGGGGGGGATCTGGACTGCGGATCAGGGCTGATCCTGCTGATCCGGGAAAATATGCTCAAGGTCCAGCTAGGCGGGATTCTGGAAATGCGCAGCAGCGAGCCGACTGTTGCTGATGATTTGCCCCCATGGTGCCGGATGTCCGGTCACCACTATTTGGGTCAATTGGAAGGCAAGGGCTATGTGCGCTATTTTATCCGCAGGGGAGAGCCCAAAAGTGGAGAAGACTCTGAACAGGAAGCTCTACAAAAGGACAAGGAGCAGGCCAAGGAATATGAATGGCGGGTCAGGACCCGCTCCACAGGTCATCTGGAAAGTACAGTATATTGCCGCAATTTTTCCTGGAAACTCGGCCAGCCAGTCAGCTTTGAAGAAAAGGATACTCATCCCTGTGCAGTGGAAGCCATGCTCGGTGCTTTGGGCTCGTCCTTGAGTACTGCCTATGCAACTGAATGCTCCAAAAGCGGTCTGGAAATTGATGATATTGAAATCACCGTGCGGGCCAGGCTGATTAATGTTCTGGCTCATCTGGGGCTTGAAGATGGTGATCCTGGCTTTTCCAGTATTGAGGTCAAATGCTTTGCATCAACCATGGACGATGAAACCAAGGTCCGCCAGGTTTGGGAGCAGACAGTCAAGCGATCTCCTATTGCGGTGACCCTTGCCAAGGCAACTCAAGTCAATATCAAACTGCTGGTGGTGTAA
- a CDS encoding DUF3102 domain-containing protein produces MPNTRQPQGTAWDTKSIKPVSNRELQEKRDTQAETFYQKKISELAAKRKRQSGPWGKRAEDALQERLDLLATEIKYRIKLTKHHIFTIGELLYEARIMLSGKYQAWVEETFDFSYHTANNFMNVYEQLLGHKDIVEKIPASILYKLATKSFPEDLRQFLIASGLLDKMTNKHFDEVVSKYKDQGFEAVKKEFNCLHRKTRIYEQVNYNLNQLNAAIKALEKSRANIEQYGQSRNNYGEDPDADKINWKISDTLDEIAKQLKLAWSENTQALRNLLDVDSKEIKEKYGPTLESFRNKIILNAKKQIAERSEYDVEDDEFEREQAGMFENEMKIIAEERKADLEGW; encoded by the coding sequence ATGCCAAACACAAGACAACCACAAGGAACAGCATGGGATACAAAGTCAATAAAGCCTGTTAGTAATAGAGAATTACAAGAAAAAAGGGACACCCAAGCCGAAACCTTTTATCAGAAGAAAATATCTGAACTTGCAGCAAAGCGGAAAAGACAATCCGGGCCTTGGGGTAAAAGAGCAGAAGACGCCCTCCAGGAACGTCTTGACCTCTTAGCAACTGAAATCAAATACAGAATCAAACTTACTAAGCATCATATCTTTACAATCGGTGAATTGCTGTATGAAGCAAGGATAATGCTGTCAGGTAAGTACCAAGCCTGGGTAGAGGAAACCTTTGATTTCAGTTATCATACAGCCAATAACTTTATGAATGTTTATGAGCAGTTACTTGGTCATAAAGATATTGTTGAAAAAATCCCCGCCTCAATTCTCTACAAACTTGCAACAAAGTCCTTTCCAGAAGATTTACGCCAATTCCTCATAGCAAGCGGTCTGCTTGATAAAATGACAAACAAGCACTTTGATGAAGTTGTCAGCAAGTACAAGGACCAGGGATTTGAAGCTGTTAAAAAGGAATTCAACTGTCTGCATAGAAAAACACGCATTTATGAGCAAGTTAATTACAATCTAAATCAACTAAATGCCGCTATCAAAGCCTTAGAGAAGTCCAGGGCCAATATCGAACAATATGGACAGAGCCGAAACAATTATGGAGAAGACCCAGATGCAGACAAAATTAACTGGAAGATTTCTGATACCCTGGATGAAATTGCTAAACAATTGAAATTAGCTTGGTCTGAAAACACACAAGCATTAAGAAACCTTTTAGATGTGGACAGTAAAGAAATTAAGGAGAAATACGGTCCAACATTGGAATCCTTTAGAAACAAAATCATATTAAATGCAAAGAAACAAATTGCTGAACGCTCCGAATATGATGTTGAAGATGATGAATTTGAAAGGGAACAGGCTGGAATGTTTGAAAATGAAATGAAGATCATCGCAGAGGAAAGGAAAGCAGACCTGGAAGGATGGTAG
- a CDS encoding HyaD/HybD family hydrogenase maturation endopeptidase produces the protein MKKILVLGVGNILLGDEGVGVRVVEKLESEFEFSDNVRVMDGGTLGIRLMDYIMECDYLVVVDAVLNKMPPGTVYRLIGDDLRKSMAFKDSMHQADLVETLTHCELIGSRPECVIIGVEPKEFAPWSEKLTPEVQVKIDELTEMVLSEVELAGGTYQSKDQTS, from the coding sequence TGAAGGGGTAGGGGTCCGGGTTGTTGAAAAGCTGGAGTCTGAGTTCGAATTTTCAGACAATGTCCGGGTCATGGACGGGGGCACCCTGGGCATCCGGCTCATGGACTATATCATGGAGTGTGATTATCTTGTGGTTGTGGACGCTGTCCTGAATAAAATGCCTCCAGGTACGGTTTACCGGCTGATTGGAGATGATCTCAGAAAAAGCATGGCCTTTAAAGACTCCATGCATCAGGCTGACCTGGTGGAAACCCTGACCCATTGTGAGCTCATTGGCAGCCGTCCAGAATGCGTGATTATCGGGGTTGAGCCCAAGGAATTTGCTCCCTGGAGCGAAAAGCTGACTCCTGAGGTTCAGGTTAAAATTGATGAATTGACTGAGATGGTCCTTAGTGAGGTCGAGCTGGCTGGTGGAACGTATCAGTCAAAAGACCAGACTTCATAA
- a CDS encoding helix-turn-helix domain-containing protein yields MKLQVIRNARRQIRQKKQEQKKLFAEKYNKTKEFHFPSKDKINMEKHVYLPNLPEKFFQHMSKSALAVYPVICSKANFEWDAWIQLPQEHIAKMAGLSIDTVAKGINNLVAKGYVHVGKDEIEIPLLRRQKVTEGARHFYIYKAGFIRREQMQTCKGTYFIFYTCIIDSGIWAKLSPRAKALYLAMRSKANFDPEIYSMVENVDLDGMALNDLYNIDGQFRNRKWDVCELSLSELCRFADIGRSNIKPVLDQLEHYRLAEWMEPVFKVYLKPQIKIRSCPNNNYELAY; encoded by the coding sequence ATGAAATTACAAGTTATCAGAAATGCAAGAAGGCAGATACGGCAGAAAAAGCAGGAACAAAAAAAACTTTTTGCTGAAAAATACAACAAAACAAAAGAATTTCATTTCCCAAGCAAGGACAAGATCAACATGGAAAAACATGTCTATCTTCCAAACTTACCAGAAAAGTTTTTTCAGCACATGAGCAAGAGCGCATTGGCTGTATATCCGGTCATCTGTTCCAAGGCGAATTTTGAATGGGATGCATGGATACAGTTACCACAAGAGCATATTGCAAAGATGGCAGGTTTAAGCATTGATACTGTAGCAAAGGGGATCAATAACCTTGTGGCAAAAGGATATGTTCATGTTGGGAAAGACGAAATCGAAATTCCGTTACTTCGCAGGCAAAAAGTTACTGAGGGGGCACGGCATTTTTACATCTACAAAGCCGGGTTTATCCGCAGGGAACAAATGCAGACTTGCAAAGGCACTTATTTCATATTCTATACCTGTATTATAGATAGCGGGATTTGGGCAAAACTGAGTCCAAGAGCAAAGGCCCTTTATCTGGCAATGCGGTCAAAAGCAAATTTTGATCCAGAAATTTATAGCATGGTGGAAAATGTTGATCTGGACGGAATGGCATTGAATGACCTTTACAACATAGATGGGCAGTTCAGGAATCGGAAATGGGATGTCTGCGAACTTTCATTATCGGAGCTTTGCAGATTTGCTGATATTGGCAGAAGCAATATCAAACCCGTTTTGGACCAGCTTGAACATTATAGACTGGCAGAATGGATGGAGCCAGTTTTCAAGGTTTATCTAAAACCGCAAATTAAAATTCGGAGTTGCCCTAATAATAATTATGAGTTGGCTTATTAA
- a CDS encoding PstC family ABC transporter permease, whose amino-acid sequence MQSLELRERLIKATLFAATMVSVVAALSIFALLLYFSLPLFSIEGLRTVISWEWRPFSGHFGIMPMMVGSLLLSTGALLIACPAGIGICAFISVLAPGRFARPVSAIVHYMTSIPTVIYGFVSIFLLVPLIRDWLDKGTGLSLLTATITLSLLILPTIVLVYSAYIREKDKELKLTGAALGFSKSQYFLFILFPLTKKGLIIASILGFGRAVGDTLISLMLAGNTPLVPQSIFDSIRTLTSHIALVIATDSQSTFYHSVFAAGLLLFILMTAINIIIRKIGNSSQ is encoded by the coding sequence TTGCAGAGCCTGGAGTTAAGAGAAAGGCTGATCAAGGCCACTTTGTTTGCCGCTACTATGGTCTCCGTAGTAGCGGCATTGTCAATCTTTGCCCTGCTGCTGTACTTTTCCCTTCCCTTGTTTTCCATTGAAGGTTTAAGAACGGTTATTTCCTGGGAGTGGAGACCTTTTAGTGGTCATTTCGGCATAATGCCCATGATGGTAGGATCCCTTCTACTGTCCACTGGAGCCTTGCTTATCGCCTGCCCTGCTGGCATAGGCATTTGTGCCTTTATCTCAGTCCTTGCTCCGGGTAGATTTGCCAGGCCGGTTTCAGCAATAGTCCATTATATGACCAGCATTCCAACGGTCATTTATGGCTTTGTCTCCATTTTTCTACTAGTCCCGTTAATCAGGGACTGGCTGGATAAAGGAACCGGACTCTCCTTGTTGACCGCAACAATAACTCTGAGTCTGCTAATTCTGCCAACAATAGTGCTGGTTTACTCAGCGTATATAAGAGAAAAGGACAAAGAGCTAAAATTGACTGGTGCAGCCTTAGGTTTCTCAAAAAGCCAGTATTTTTTGTTTATCCTTTTTCCCCTGACTAAGAAAGGTCTAATTATAGCCAGTATACTCGGATTCGGTCGCGCAGTCGGGGATACCTTGATTTCTTTAATGCTCGCTGGAAACACTCCTTTGGTTCCCCAATCAATCTTTGACTCGATAAGAACTTTGACCTCCCATATAGCGCTTGTAATAGCTACCGACAGCCAAAGTACTTTCTATCACTCCGTATTTGCTGCAGGCCTGCTTCTTTTCATTTTAATGACTGCAATTAACATCATAATCCGAAAGATTGGTAATAGCAGTCAATAA
- a CDS encoding sulfurtransferase TusA family protein — protein MSEAYPDHWEFDDEFDGGDETCGRVIINLYTYLKPMPPGYRILLISKDPAAPIEFPAWCRMTKNALLDMVHPYYLVEYKPELKKE, from the coding sequence ATGTCTGAAGCCTATCCTGATCATTGGGAATTTGATGATGAATTTGATGGTGGAGATGAAACCTGCGGCCGGGTGATCATCAATCTGTACACTTACCTGAAACCAATGCCTCCGGGTTACAGGATTCTTCTTATTTCCAAAGATCCGGCAGCTCCGATTGAGTTTCCCGCATGGTGCAGGATGACCAAAAATGCCCTTTTGGACATGGTCCATCCATACTACCTTGTAGAATACAAACCTGAACTAAAAAAGGAGTGA
- a CDS encoding secondary thiamine-phosphate synthase enzyme YjbQ produces the protein MKHYRKELWMNVPARMDFVNITGEVQKAIDESGVQNGFVLVNAMHITASVFINDDESGLHHDYKIWLERLAPHEPVSGYRHNVGEDNADAHMKRQIMGREVTVAITDGRLDFGTWERIFYGEFDGRRKKRVLIKIIGE, from the coding sequence ATGAAGCATTATAGGAAAGAACTTTGGATGAATGTTCCGGCCAGGATGGACTTTGTTAATATTACCGGAGAAGTACAGAAAGCTATTGACGAATCAGGCGTTCAAAATGGCTTCGTACTCGTTAACGCAATGCACATAACAGCGTCAGTCTTTATCAACGATGATGAATCCGGCCTGCATCACGACTACAAGATATGGCTGGAAAGGCTGGCTCCACATGAACCAGTATCAGGGTACAGGCATAATGTAGGCGAGGATAATGCAGATGCTCATATGAAAAGACAGATCATGGGCCGGGAGGTAACAGTTGCAATTACGGATGGTCGGCTGGACTTTGGAACTTGGGAAAGGATTTTTTACGGCGAATTTGACGGACGCAGGAAAAAGCGAGTCCTGATCAAGATCATTGGCGAATAG
- a CDS encoding Sfum_1244 family protein: MDCDSDNIKDQVLLNCLISDARFGGVFSLCGFLLRMRDYYKWEKGLEPWDEPDYQDLLSWVEMREDKWERSNRKDLNAIRINGQDLDPFDTDLINARISESGLFYGAGYATGMKPTFFLATVLESKTIKNMHVHILDKELARDLFASPAMRQGDHIIIRPQVMAAYLWDVIIEKKASTLEALRFALAQYDLDVDNMMDVSKSHRKTLWKMALDESDTWVHHELGEALQQEFDLQIWQELVALHANTLVERVARAVKDLLADTHEQGLLAHIIRHEKKASMGFYLCLIQPLSRALFPELIRAFELISSGSDWNELERIRQHGLTRAVELAQKLTAWHLQGQTRGKDWVRKTVESQLIQPLNICPTED; this comes from the coding sequence ATGGACTGTGACTCGGACAACATTAAAGATCAGGTCCTTTTAAACTGCCTTATCTCTGATGCTCGATTCGGCGGTGTATTCTCCCTGTGCGGTTTTCTGCTCCGGATGAGAGATTACTACAAATGGGAAAAAGGCCTTGAACCCTGGGATGAGCCTGACTACCAGGATCTTCTTTCCTGGGTGGAGATGAGGGAGGACAAGTGGGAGAGATCCAACCGCAAGGATCTGAATGCCATCCGGATCAACGGGCAGGACCTTGATCCTTTTGATACTGATCTGATCAACGCAAGGATTTCAGAGAGCGGACTGTTCTACGGAGCCGGGTATGCCACCGGCATGAAACCAACTTTTTTTCTGGCTACTGTTTTAGAAAGTAAGACCATCAAAAATATGCATGTCCACATTCTGGACAAGGAGCTGGCCAGGGACCTGTTTGCATCTCCGGCCATGCGCCAGGGTGACCATATCATCATCAGGCCCCAGGTCATGGCTGCTTACCTGTGGGATGTTATTATTGAAAAAAAAGCCTCTACCCTGGAAGCCTTGAGGTTTGCTCTTGCCCAGTATGATCTGGATGTGGACAACATGATGGACGTATCCAAAAGTCATCGGAAAACCCTGTGGAAGATGGCCCTGGATGAGTCAGATACCTGGGTGCACCATGAATTGGGAGAAGCACTCCAGCAGGAATTCGACCTGCAGATCTGGCAAGAGCTTGTGGCTCTCCATGCCAACACCCTGGTGGAAAGAGTTGCCAGGGCGGTCAAGGATCTCCTGGCAGACACCCATGAACAGGGACTTTTGGCGCATATCATCAGGCATGAAAAAAAGGCTTCAATGGGTTTTTATCTCTGCCTGATCCAGCCTCTTTCCCGGGCTTTGTTTCCAGAACTCATCCGGGCCTTTGAATTGATAAGCTCCGGTTCAGACTGGAACGAGCTGGAAAGGATCCGTCAACATGGTCTGACAAGAGCTGTTGAACTGGCTCAAAAGCTCACAGCCTGGCATCTCCAGGGACAGACTAGGGGCAAGGACTGGGTCCGGAAAACTGTTGAAAGCCAACTCATCCAACCGTTGAACATTTGCCCCACTGAAGACTAA
- a CDS encoding phosphate ABC transporter substrate-binding protein: MTLKTRLQIPLSLIVLSFILLISGPAWAISLDDFDQYQGTIEIAGGTAHIPVMNEAAQRIMTRNSGIRISVAGGGTGIGVQKAGEGLVDIGNTGRALSQEEINRFGLKSFPFAIDGVAPVIHPSNPVSGLSAEQIRAVFSGEITNWKEVGGRDARINLYGREEASGTHDVFWKRLLDRGDIALTANIVQSNGAMKVAVSNDANSIGYMSIGHIDDSIKPLEVDGVLPSQETAIDGSYSVVRLLYMNTKGDPSTLVKAFIDYIYSDDGAEIIRAAGYIPTK, encoded by the coding sequence ATGACCCTTAAAACCCGGCTTCAAATACCTTTATCTTTGATAGTTTTGTCATTTATACTTTTAATTTCAGGACCTGCCTGGGCTATATCCCTGGATGACTTTGATCAGTATCAGGGAACAATTGAAATCGCAGGAGGAACCGCTCATATTCCTGTAATGAACGAAGCTGCCCAGCGCATTATGACTCGCAATTCCGGTATAAGGATTTCAGTTGCAGGGGGCGGAACCGGCATTGGAGTCCAAAAGGCGGGTGAAGGTCTGGTTGATATTGGCAATACAGGACGTGCCCTTTCTCAAGAAGAAATTAACCGCTTCGGACTGAAATCCTTTCCATTTGCCATTGATGGCGTAGCACCTGTTATTCACCCTTCCAATCCTGTTTCCGGTCTTAGTGCCGAACAAATCAGGGCTGTTTTTTCCGGTGAGATAACCAACTGGAAGGAAGTGGGAGGAAGGGATGCCCGTATAAACTTATACGGCAGGGAGGAAGCTAGCGGAACTCATGATGTTTTTTGGAAAAGACTCCTGGACAGGGGTGATATAGCCCTGACTGCCAACATAGTTCAGTCCAATGGTGCCATGAAAGTAGCTGTTTCTAATGATGCCAACTCGATTGGCTATATGAGCATCGGACATATCGACGATTCCATCAAACCGTTGGAAGTTGACGGTGTACTGCCTTCCCAGGAAACTGCCATCGATGGCAGCTATTCTGTTGTCAGACTGCTTTACATGAACACCAAAGGGGACCCCTCTACTTTGGTCAAGGCTTTCATTGACTATATCTATTCAGATGATGGAGCTGAAATAATTCGCGCAGCTGGATATATTCCAACAAAATAA
- the pstA gene encoding phosphate ABC transporter permease PstA, with amino-acid sequence MRFFLEKFFTAFAWLATFTAMSAIFILIGFLALRGYSTINLELFFGQANWLKAITGAQPVFGGLWPAMAGTIALVLLSCSIAIPVGVAAGIYLSEYASPKIQSAAGFAVDLMAGIPSIVMGLFGFSIIILLKNTFLPQARTCLMLAAVCIALLVMPYLIRTTQNSLQSISEERRLLGISLGFSTWQNIRHILLPSSSKGILSGIILSIGRAAEDTAVILLTGVVSQAFVPRSLWDKFEAIPFRIYYLAAEHRSSAELEQAYGAALVLLIITGLLFILAFLFQKSIEKKWIIR; translated from the coding sequence ATGCGCTTTTTTCTGGAAAAATTTTTTACCGCTTTTGCATGGCTGGCCACCTTTACCGCAATGTCAGCCATATTCATCCTTATTGGATTTCTTGCATTAAGAGGTTACTCTACTATAAATTTGGAACTTTTTTTTGGTCAGGCCAACTGGCTCAAGGCCATCACAGGGGCACAGCCGGTATTCGGTGGCCTATGGCCAGCCATGGCCGGAACTATCGCTCTGGTCCTCCTGTCCTGTTCAATAGCTATCCCTGTTGGGGTTGCAGCTGGTATCTACCTGTCGGAGTACGCTTCTCCCAAAATACAGTCTGCCGCTGGTTTTGCTGTTGACCTCATGGCTGGGATCCCATCAATTGTTATGGGTCTTTTCGGATTCAGCATTATAATTCTCCTGAAAAACACTTTTCTACCCCAAGCCAGAACCTGCCTGATGCTGGCAGCAGTATGCATAGCTCTTTTGGTCATGCCCTATCTTATCCGCACCACCCAGAACTCCTTGCAAAGTATCTCTGAAGAAAGAAGACTGCTTGGCATAAGCTTGGGCTTTTCAACCTGGCAAAACATCAGACATATTCTGTTACCGTCTTCCAGTAAGGGAATACTTAGCGGCATCATACTGTCCATTGGCAGGGCTGCGGAAGATACCGCAGTCATCCTTCTGACCGGGGTTGTTTCTCAGGCCTTTGTGCCCAGGAGTCTTTGGGATAAGTTTGAGGCTATTCCTTTTAGGATCTATTATCTGGCTGCTGAGCATAGGTCTTCAGCTGAACTGGAACAGGCTTATGGTGCGGCCCTGGTTCTGCTTATCATAACAGGACTCCTTTTTATCCTGGCCTTTCTTTTTCAAAAAAGTATAGAAAAAAAATGGATCATAAGATGA